From Mycobacteriales bacterium, one genomic window encodes:
- a CDS encoding MmcQ/YjbR family DNA-binding protein, whose protein sequence is MATLEDVRRLALAMPETSESESRDGTAFWRVRDKLFVWERPLRKSDLAALGEDAPDGTILGVRVPDEGAKHALIAEQPEYFFTTPHFNGYPAVLVMLDAIPVDELEELVVEAWLDRAPVRVRKAYLAESTGST, encoded by the coding sequence GTGGCCACTCTCGAGGACGTACGGCGACTCGCGCTCGCGATGCCCGAGACAAGCGAGTCCGAGTCGCGTGATGGCACCGCCTTCTGGCGGGTCCGGGACAAGCTGTTCGTGTGGGAGCGGCCGCTGCGCAAGTCGGATCTCGCCGCACTCGGCGAGGACGCCCCTGACGGCACGATCCTCGGCGTACGGGTACCGGACGAAGGTGCCAAGCACGCGCTGATCGCCGAGCAACCGGAGTACTTCTTCACGACCCCGCATTTCAACGGGTATCCGGCCGTCCTTGTCATGCTCGATGCGATTCCGGTCGACGAGCTCGAGGAGCTGGTGGTCGAGGCCTGGCTCGACCGCGCTCCGGTCCGCGTTCGCAAGGCCTACCTTGCGGAGTCGACCGGGTCGACCTGA
- a CDS encoding cytochrome b/b6 domain-containing protein, whose amino-acid sequence MSRPADRRRELLRFTRPVRWVHAVTAALLFVCIATAAILYIGSIAVLVGDRYVIEQVHVWCGLALPVPLIVGLLSPSYRADLRRLNRFTRRDWRWLRSRSRRDGQIMVGKFNAGQKLNAALSLGAIGVLLMSGVVMYFTHLTRLSWRSGATFVHDWVALALGLLVIGHVMYAVRDPEALRSMRTGRVPLRWAQREHLAWADEMCADEVEQDQVDPVDSAR is encoded by the coding sequence ATGAGCCGACCGGCTGACCGGCGCCGCGAGCTGCTCCGCTTCACCCGTCCGGTGCGGTGGGTGCACGCGGTCACGGCGGCGCTGTTGTTCGTGTGCATCGCCACTGCGGCGATCCTCTACATCGGGTCGATTGCGGTGCTGGTCGGGGATCGGTACGTGATCGAGCAGGTTCACGTCTGGTGTGGCCTCGCGCTCCCTGTGCCACTCATCGTCGGGTTGCTGTCGCCCAGCTACCGAGCCGACCTGCGCCGGCTCAACCGGTTCACCCGGCGGGACTGGAGGTGGCTGCGGTCACGGTCACGCCGCGACGGGCAGATCATGGTGGGCAAGTTCAACGCCGGCCAGAAGCTCAATGCCGCGCTGAGCCTCGGCGCGATCGGCGTGCTGCTCATGAGCGGCGTCGTGATGTATTTCACCCACCTGACCCGGTTGTCGTGGCGCAGCGGAGCGACCTTCGTCCACGACTGGGTCGCTCTCGCGCTCGGGCTTCTGGTCATCGGACATGTCATGTACGCCGTTCGCGACCCGGAGGCACTGCGGTCGATGCGCACCGGCCGGGTGCCACTGCGGTGGGCGCAGCGCGAACACCTCGCGTGGGCCGACGAGATGTGCGCCGACGAAGTCGAACAGGATCAGGTCGACCCGGTCGACTCCGCAAGGTAG
- a CDS encoding regulatory protein RecX has protein sequence MPGEQSSDPEAVARQIGLRMLDRAPRTRAELATAMARRGIPDDAASAVLDRFTEVGLVDDAGFATAWVDSRHHGRGLARRALAAELRSRGVDDQVAKDALAAVSTDDEYVAACSLVRRRLRSMSGLPPEVVKRRLVAMLGRKGFGSGLAYRVVAEVIDDHRAVP, from the coding sequence ATGCCGGGCGAGCAGTCGTCCGATCCTGAGGCGGTCGCTCGCCAGATCGGGCTGCGGATGCTTGATCGCGCCCCCCGCACCCGGGCCGAGCTCGCTACGGCAATGGCGCGGCGCGGGATACCGGATGACGCGGCCAGCGCCGTGCTCGACCGGTTCACCGAGGTCGGCCTCGTCGATGACGCGGGTTTCGCGACCGCGTGGGTGGACAGCCGTCACCACGGTCGCGGGCTGGCTCGTCGGGCGCTCGCTGCGGAGCTGCGGTCCCGCGGGGTGGACGACCAGGTGGCCAAGGACGCGCTCGCGGCGGTGAGTACCGATGACGAGTACGTCGCCGCGTGCAGCCTGGTCCGCCGCCGGCTCCGGTCGATGTCCGGCCTGCCGCCCGAGGTCGTGAAGCGCCGGTTGGTGGCGATGCTCGGCCGCAAGGGCTTCGGATCGGGGCTGGCCTACCGAGTGGTCGCCGAGGTGATCGACGACCACCGTGCGGTGCCCTAG
- the recA gene encoding recombinase RecA, which translates to MAGMDRDKALSAALSNIERAHGKGAVMRLGDDARGQIDVIPTGAIALDIALGIGGLPRGRIVEIYGPEASGKTTVALHAVANAQRAGGIAAFIDAEHALDPEYAKALGVDIDELLVSQPDTGEQALEIADMLIRSGAIDILVIDSVAALVPRAEIEGEMGDAHVGLQARLMSQALRKITGALSTSGTTAIFINQLREKIGVFFGSPETTTGGKALKFYASVRLDVRRIETLKDGPDAVGNRTRVKVVKNKCSPPFKQAEFDIMWGRGISREGSLIDMGVDHGIVRKSGAWYTYDSDQLGQGKENARGFLCDNPDLADEIEKKIKEKLGVGPQLDTPSGPADPDAPIDLTTTIDDAVPTPVEF; encoded by the coding sequence ATGGCAGGCATGGATCGCGACAAGGCCTTGTCGGCCGCGTTGAGCAACATCGAGCGGGCACACGGCAAGGGCGCAGTGATGCGGCTCGGCGACGATGCCCGCGGTCAGATCGACGTGATCCCGACCGGTGCGATCGCCCTCGACATCGCGCTCGGCATCGGTGGGCTGCCACGCGGGCGGATCGTGGAGATCTACGGACCGGAGGCCTCCGGCAAGACCACGGTGGCGTTGCACGCGGTCGCCAACGCGCAGCGGGCCGGCGGCATCGCCGCTTTCATCGACGCCGAGCACGCCCTCGATCCCGAGTACGCGAAGGCGCTCGGGGTCGACATCGACGAGCTGCTGGTCTCCCAGCCGGACACCGGCGAGCAGGCGTTGGAGATCGCCGACATGCTGATCCGCTCCGGCGCGATCGACATCCTGGTGATCGACTCGGTCGCGGCGCTCGTGCCACGAGCCGAGATCGAAGGCGAGATGGGCGATGCGCACGTCGGCCTGCAGGCGCGGTTGATGAGCCAGGCGCTGCGCAAGATCACGGGTGCGCTGTCGACCAGCGGGACGACCGCGATCTTCATCAACCAGCTGCGCGAGAAGATCGGTGTCTTCTTCGGCTCGCCGGAGACCACGACCGGGGGCAAGGCGTTGAAGTTCTACGCCTCGGTCCGCCTCGACGTACGCCGGATCGAGACGCTCAAGGACGGCCCGGACGCGGTCGGCAACCGCACCCGGGTCAAGGTCGTGAAGAACAAGTGCAGCCCGCCGTTCAAGCAGGCCGAGTTCGACATCATGTGGGGTCGCGGGATCAGCCGCGAGGGCAGCTTGATCGACATGGGTGTCGACCACGGCATCGTGCGCAAGTCCGGCGCTTGGTACACCTATGACTCGGACCAGCTCGGGCAGGGCAAGGAGAACGCGCGCGGCTTCCTGTGCGACAACCCTGATCTCGCCGATGAGATCGAGAAGAAGATCAAGGAGAAGCTCGGGGTCGGGCCGCAGTTGGACACGCCTTCAGGCCCGGCCGACCCGGACGCTCCGATCGATCTGACCACGACCATCGACGACGCGGTGCCGACACCTGTCGAGTTCTGA
- a CDS encoding class I SAM-dependent methyltransferase yields the protein MIELPDWRPAPNIRDAPDLYEAENRAIDPGGLVLAAMRELAPWAGRVLVDLGCGTGFWLPGYAEQAERVIGVEPDPDLRAIARQRVAGTANAAVMAGSAEHLPLDDRSVDVVHARFAYFFGPGADAGLAEVRRVLRAGGALVVVENDYTTGEFADILRTATEGNAAFDPGSTDRWWRDRGARRVDVLSEWRCADPSELAAVLRNEFRDGAAEAWLAAHPDRRAISYGYVLFAVSRDAEP from the coding sequence ATGATCGAGCTGCCCGACTGGCGACCCGCGCCGAACATCCGCGATGCGCCCGACCTCTACGAAGCCGAGAACCGCGCGATCGACCCCGGCGGCCTCGTGCTGGCGGCGATGCGGGAGCTTGCGCCGTGGGCGGGCCGCGTGCTTGTCGACCTCGGCTGCGGTACGGGCTTCTGGCTGCCCGGGTACGCCGAGCAGGCCGAGCGGGTCATCGGCGTCGAACCCGATCCCGACTTGCGCGCCATCGCCAGGCAACGGGTCGCGGGCACGGCGAACGCAGCCGTCATGGCGGGCTCGGCGGAGCATCTCCCGCTCGACGACCGCAGCGTTGACGTCGTACACGCCCGTTTCGCCTACTTCTTCGGGCCGGGCGCCGACGCCGGGCTGGCCGAGGTCCGGCGGGTGCTGCGCGCCGGCGGCGCGCTGGTCGTCGTCGAGAACGACTACACGACCGGGGAGTTCGCCGACATCCTGCGCACCGCCACCGAGGGCAACGCCGCGTTCGACCCGGGCTCGACCGACCGCTGGTGGCGTGACCGGGGCGCGCGCAGGGTCGACGTACTGTCCGAATGGCGCTGCGCCGACCCGTCCGAGCTGGCCGCGGTGCTCCGCAACGAGTTCCGGGACGGCGCCGCCGAGGCCTGGCTGGCCGCGCACCCGGATCGGCGCGCGATTTCGTATGGTTACGTGCTGTTTGCGGTCTCGCGCGATGCCGAACCATAA
- a CDS encoding CPBP family intramembrane glutamic endopeptidase: MTAQQTGQPAAPAVADRPAGLPRSWLRSEVLLVFALSLGADGLRAAVRLIGDATSGQALTSQVASLNASQAPGRPWLDLTLQLVSLATGVVPVFLVWHFLIRSGERMSTIGADLTRPRIDLFQGAVVAAVIGGSGLGLYLAAHALGVDLTVVAESLPAVWWRLPVLFLSALQNAALEEVLVLGYLLHRLRQLGWSDNRALLLSATVRGSYHLYQGLGGFAGNFVMGLIFGRIYQRWGRVMPLLIAHTLIDTVAFIGYAELAGHVSWLPVPS; encoded by the coding sequence ATGACCGCACAGCAGACCGGGCAGCCGGCCGCGCCTGCCGTGGCTGACCGCCCGGCCGGTCTGCCGCGGAGCTGGCTGCGCAGCGAGGTGCTGCTGGTCTTCGCGCTGTCGCTCGGTGCGGACGGGTTGCGGGCGGCAGTCCGGTTGATCGGCGACGCGACCAGCGGGCAGGCGCTGACCTCCCAGGTCGCGTCGCTGAACGCCTCGCAGGCGCCGGGTCGGCCGTGGCTGGACCTGACGCTGCAGCTGGTGTCGCTGGCTACCGGCGTCGTACCCGTGTTCCTGGTCTGGCACTTCCTGATTCGCTCCGGCGAGCGCATGTCGACCATCGGTGCCGACCTGACCCGGCCACGGATCGACCTGTTCCAGGGCGCGGTGGTCGCGGCGGTCATCGGTGGCAGCGGGTTGGGGCTCTACCTCGCGGCGCACGCACTCGGCGTCGATCTCACCGTCGTCGCCGAGTCGCTTCCGGCGGTCTGGTGGCGGTTGCCCGTCCTGTTCCTGTCCGCGCTGCAGAACGCCGCTCTCGAGGAGGTACTCGTCCTCGGCTACCTGTTGCACCGGCTGCGTCAGCTCGGATGGAGCGACAACCGCGCGTTGTTGCTCAGCGCCACGGTGCGGGGTAGCTACCACCTCTACCAGGGGCTCGGCGGGTTTGCCGGCAACTTCGTGATGGGGCTGATCTTCGGGCGGATCTACCAGCGGTGGGGGCGGGTAATGCCGCTGCTGATCGCGCACACGCTGATCGACACGGTGGCCTTCATCGGGTACGCCGAGCTGGCCGGCCACGTGTCCTGGCTGCCGGTCCCGTCGTAA
- the miaB gene encoding tRNA (N6-isopentenyl adenosine(37)-C2)-methylthiotransferase MiaB: MRTRTYEVRTHGCQMNVHDSERIAGLLEAAGYARPMDGEPPDVVVFNTCAVRENADNRLYGNLGQLLPVKQRHPGMQIAVGGCLAQKDQGTIVERAPWVDVVFGTHNIGSLPVLLERARVESEAQVELLEALETFPSTLPARRESAYRAWVSISVGCNNTCTFCIVPSLRGKEKDRRPGEILAEIEALVHAGVLEITLLGQNVNSYGVEFGDRQAFGKLLRACGEIEGLERVRFTSPHPRDFTDDVIAAMAETPNVMPSLHMPLQSGSDRILAAMRRSYRAERYLAIIDRVRAALPDAAITTDVIVGFPGETEDDFTRTLDVVERSRFAGAFTFQYSVRAGTPAATMPDQVPAAVVADRYARLVEVVEAGAWAGNKECIGTTVDVLVAEGEGRKDDRTQRLSGRARDNRLVHVARCEARPGDVVSAVVSHAAPHHLVADRVIDIRRTRGGDAWQARQDSPDTSAVLLGMPVLRG; the protein is encoded by the coding sequence GTGCGCACACGGACGTATGAGGTGCGGACGCACGGCTGTCAGATGAACGTCCATGACTCCGAGCGGATCGCCGGCCTGCTCGAGGCCGCGGGCTACGCGCGCCCGATGGACGGCGAGCCGCCGGATGTGGTCGTGTTCAACACCTGTGCGGTGCGCGAGAACGCCGACAACCGGCTCTATGGAAACCTCGGCCAGCTGCTGCCGGTGAAACAACGCCATCCCGGCATGCAGATCGCGGTCGGAGGATGCCTCGCGCAGAAGGACCAAGGCACGATCGTCGAAAGAGCGCCGTGGGTCGACGTCGTCTTCGGGACGCACAACATCGGGTCGCTGCCGGTGCTGCTCGAACGCGCGCGGGTGGAGTCCGAGGCCCAGGTCGAGCTGCTCGAGGCGCTCGAGACGTTTCCGTCGACGCTTCCCGCTCGGCGCGAGTCCGCCTACCGAGCGTGGGTCAGCATCAGCGTCGGCTGCAACAACACGTGCACGTTCTGCATCGTCCCGTCGCTGCGCGGTAAGGAGAAGGATCGCCGGCCGGGCGAGATCCTCGCCGAGATCGAGGCGCTCGTCCATGCCGGCGTGCTCGAGATCACCCTGCTCGGCCAGAACGTCAACTCCTACGGCGTCGAGTTCGGCGACCGGCAGGCATTCGGCAAGCTGCTGCGTGCGTGCGGCGAGATCGAAGGTCTCGAGCGCGTGCGCTTCACCTCGCCCCACCCTCGCGACTTCACCGACGACGTGATCGCAGCGATGGCCGAGACTCCGAACGTCATGCCCAGCCTGCACATGCCGCTGCAGTCCGGCAGCGACCGGATCCTCGCCGCGATGCGCCGCTCGTATCGCGCCGAGCGCTACCTCGCCATCATCGACCGGGTTCGCGCTGCCCTTCCCGACGCGGCGATCACGACCGACGTCATCGTCGGGTTCCCCGGCGAGACCGAAGACGACTTCACGCGCACCCTCGATGTGGTCGAGCGCTCGCGGTTCGCCGGGGCCTTCACCTTCCAGTACTCGGTGCGGGCGGGGACACCGGCCGCCACCATGCCGGACCAGGTTCCGGCCGCGGTCGTCGCGGACCGCTACGCGCGTCTGGTAGAGGTCGTCGAGGCCGGCGCGTGGGCGGGAAACAAGGAGTGCATCGGTACGACGGTGGACGTGCTGGTTGCCGAAGGCGAGGGACGCAAGGACGACCGCACCCAGCGACTGTCGGGGCGGGCCCGGGACAACCGGCTCGTGCACGTCGCACGCTGCGAGGCGAGGCCTGGCGACGTGGTGAGTGCAGTCGTCAGCCATGCGGCACCTCATCACCTGGTTGCGGACCGCGTCATCGACATCCGTCGGACCCGCGGCGGCGACGCATGGCAGGCGCGGCAGGACTCGCCGGACACGTCAGCGGTGCTGCTCGGCATGCCGGTGCTGCGGGGCTGA
- the miaA gene encoding tRNA (adenosine(37)-N6)-dimethylallyltransferase MiaA gives MPKVIAIVGPTATGKSALALDVAERVGGAVVNADSMQLYRGMDIGTAKLSLAERRGIPHHLLDIWEVTETASVADYQARARAQIDALLERGTTPVLVGGSGLYVRSVLDPIEFPGTDADVRGGLESELEAVGAPVLHRRLAGLDPAAASAIAPENARKIVRALEVIALTGQPFTAALPAYDDPRYDAVQIGLDLPTEELDRRIGQRVAAMVDAGLLEEVRRLEAVGLRAGVTASRALGYAQMLAVVDGVLTLDEAVAVTAQATRRFVRRQRSWFRRDPRIQWSEPASDLAGRVIALSTR, from the coding sequence ATGCCGAAGGTCATTGCGATCGTCGGGCCGACCGCGACCGGGAAGTCGGCGCTCGCTCTCGACGTCGCCGAGCGGGTGGGCGGAGCGGTGGTCAACGCCGACTCGATGCAGCTCTACCGCGGCATGGACATCGGCACGGCGAAACTCAGCCTTGCCGAGCGGCGCGGCATCCCCCACCACCTGCTCGACATCTGGGAGGTCACCGAGACCGCAAGTGTCGCCGACTACCAGGCACGTGCCCGCGCACAGATCGACGCCCTGCTCGAGCGCGGGACCACGCCCGTGCTCGTCGGCGGCAGCGGACTGTACGTACGCAGCGTGCTCGACCCGATCGAGTTTCCGGGGACCGACGCAGACGTGCGCGGCGGTCTCGAGTCCGAACTCGAAGCGGTCGGCGCTCCGGTTCTGCACCGGCGGCTGGCCGGCCTCGACCCGGCGGCGGCGTCGGCGATCGCGCCGGAGAACGCCCGCAAGATCGTCCGCGCCCTCGAGGTCATCGCGCTGACCGGGCAGCCGTTCACCGCGGCTCTTCCGGCGTACGACGATCCGCGCTACGACGCCGTACAGATCGGCCTCGATCTGCCGACCGAGGAGCTGGACCGCCGGATCGGCCAGCGGGTGGCGGCGATGGTCGACGCCGGGTTGCTCGAGGAGGTACGCCGGCTCGAGGCTGTCGGTTTGCGCGCCGGCGTGACCGCGTCCCGTGCGCTCGGCTACGCGCAGATGCTGGCCGTCGTCGACGGGGTGCTCACGCTCGACGAGGCGGTCGCTGTGACGGCGCAGGCGACGCGACGCTTCGTCCGCCGGCAGCGGTCCTGGTTCCGCCGGGACCCCCGGATCCAGTGGTCCGAACCCGCGAGCGACCTCGCAGGACGTGTCATCGCGCTCAGTACCCGGTGA
- a CDS encoding VOC family protein, whose product MSHRSRLAAAYIDVPREDYPAAVSFWAHALERPGEVEADDPDYTSFGPATPGVTMGVQAVGDPAPRIHLDIETDDIEAEVTRLTALGGSVVDRIQDWVVMADPAGVVFCVIKVQEPAAFEAGARTWG is encoded by the coding sequence ATGAGCCACCGCAGCCGGCTGGCCGCCGCCTACATCGACGTCCCCCGCGAGGACTATCCGGCCGCCGTTTCGTTCTGGGCGCACGCGCTCGAGCGACCCGGCGAGGTGGAGGCCGACGACCCCGACTACACCAGCTTCGGCCCGGCCACGCCCGGCGTCACGATGGGGGTGCAGGCGGTCGGCGACCCGGCGCCGCGGATCCATCTCGACATCGAGACCGACGACATCGAGGCCGAGGTCACCCGCCTGACCGCGCTCGGCGGGTCGGTGGTCGACCGGATCCAGGACTGGGTCGTGATGGCGGACCCGGCCGGCGTCGTGTTCTGCGTGATCAAGGTGCAGGAGCCGGCGGCGTTCGAAGCAGGCGCCCGCACCTGGGGCTAG
- a CDS encoding M20/M25/M40 family metallo-hydrolase — protein sequence MTLHDEVIEVARDLMRLDTTNAREPGLGNETRCAAYLQDYLARNGVEAELVARDPDRANVVARIRGTSSDAESLAFVGHTDVVPCDPRDWTHPPFDAVLDDAGWLWGRGAVDMKNEVAARAVAMAELARSGFRPAGDLWFIAVADEEDGFADVGMRWLLEERTDIRPTHSINEGGGERLPLSDGREVVIYAVGEKGTLPFQITALGEAGHASQPTLGNNAVPLLARLVSRLGDGLPDPAPTPVVTALLTAVLGREEPDLSRAVAEAGVLHPTLVHVLVALMGSTLAPTRLWGSGQRNVMPARATGEVDCRILPGTTQDDVEAQVRSLLGDDIDYELGWPEPITPGSSSPLDGPVPAAIGAFLAAEGDAAAIVPLLCTGFTDSNYLRAAAGTAAYGFSPFRATPAEVIEAGVHNADERVHVDDLLLAVRFHLDLARRVLG from the coding sequence ATGACCCTGCATGACGAGGTGATCGAGGTTGCCCGCGACCTCATGCGGCTCGACACGACCAATGCCCGCGAGCCGGGACTGGGCAACGAGACCAGGTGCGCGGCGTATCTGCAGGACTACCTCGCCCGCAACGGCGTCGAGGCCGAACTGGTCGCTCGCGACCCGGATCGGGCCAACGTGGTGGCACGCATCCGCGGCACGTCCTCCGATGCGGAGTCGCTGGCGTTCGTCGGCCACACCGATGTCGTGCCGTGCGACCCGCGCGACTGGACCCACCCGCCGTTCGACGCGGTGCTCGACGACGCCGGCTGGCTGTGGGGTCGCGGCGCCGTCGACATGAAGAACGAGGTCGCGGCCCGGGCGGTCGCGATGGCGGAACTGGCTCGCAGCGGCTTCCGACCGGCTGGTGACCTGTGGTTCATCGCCGTTGCCGACGAGGAGGACGGGTTCGCGGACGTCGGCATGCGCTGGCTGCTGGAGGAGCGGACCGACATCCGGCCGACGCACAGCATCAACGAGGGCGGCGGCGAACGGCTGCCCTTGAGCGACGGCCGTGAGGTGGTGATCTACGCCGTCGGCGAGAAGGGCACGCTGCCCTTTCAGATCACGGCGCTGGGCGAGGCGGGCCACGCGTCGCAGCCGACGCTCGGCAACAACGCCGTACCGCTGCTGGCGCGACTCGTTTCGAGGCTGGGCGACGGGCTTCCCGACCCGGCGCCGACACCTGTCGTCACGGCGTTGCTGACCGCGGTCCTCGGCCGCGAGGAGCCGGACCTCAGCCGGGCCGTCGCGGAGGCGGGCGTGCTGCACCCGACGCTGGTGCACGTCCTGGTGGCCTTGATGGGATCGACGCTCGCCCCAACCAGGCTGTGGGGATCCGGGCAGCGCAACGTCATGCCGGCGCGGGCCACCGGCGAGGTGGACTGCCGGATCCTTCCCGGTACGACGCAGGACGACGTCGAGGCGCAGGTCAGGTCGCTGCTCGGCGACGACATCGACTACGAGCTCGGGTGGCCCGAGCCGATCACGCCAGGGTCGAGCTCACCGCTCGACGGGCCGGTGCCGGCCGCTATCGGCGCCTTCTTGGCGGCTGAAGGTGACGCCGCCGCGATCGTCCCGCTGCTGTGCACCGGGTTCACGGACAGCAACTACCTGCGCGCAGCGGCCGGCACGGCGGCGTACGGCTTCAGCCCGTTTCGGGCAACGCCGGCCGAGGTGATCGAGGCCGGCGTCCACAACGCCGACGAGCGCGTGCACGTCGATGACCTGTTGCTGGCCGTACGGTTCCATCTCGACCTCGCCCGGCGAGTGCTCGGCTGA
- a CDS encoding molybdopterin-dependent oxidoreductase, with translation MGRRVVLGLLGLGAVGIVTGSKLQNLLERGLAPLENHDPTGLVSLLPIGDTFRFYSVTHSVPDRTAADYRLSVSGLVQRPATYTLADLQSMPQTAVVRDFQCVTGWRVPGVHWRGVQLSHLLDLAGPAASATAIRFISFDGTYTESLTLDQARLPDVLVALDMLGAPVTHDHGGPVRLYVAPMYGYKSLKWLSGIELTADVVPGYWEHRGYSINGWVGRSNGRSDEPTG, from the coding sequence GTGGGGCGGCGCGTCGTCCTCGGGCTGCTCGGGCTCGGTGCGGTGGGCATCGTGACCGGTTCGAAGCTGCAGAACCTGCTCGAACGCGGGCTAGCACCGCTGGAGAACCACGACCCGACCGGGCTGGTGTCGCTGCTGCCGATCGGCGACACCTTCCGGTTCTACTCGGTCACGCACAGCGTCCCCGACCGCACCGCGGCCGACTACCGGCTGTCCGTGTCCGGGCTGGTCCAACGCCCCGCGACGTACACGCTCGCCGACCTGCAGTCGATGCCGCAGACCGCCGTCGTACGCGACTTCCAGTGCGTCACCGGCTGGCGAGTGCCGGGCGTGCACTGGCGCGGGGTTCAGCTCTCGCATCTGCTCGACCTCGCGGGCCCGGCAGCGTCGGCGACGGCGATCCGGTTCATCTCCTTCGACGGCACATATACCGAGAGCCTCACCCTCGATCAGGCACGGCTGCCCGACGTGCTCGTCGCGCTGGACATGCTCGGCGCGCCGGTCACGCACGACCACGGAGGCCCGGTGCGGCTCTACGTCGCGCCGATGTACGGCTACAAGAGCCTGAAGTGGCTGTCCGGCATCGAGCTGACCGCCGACGTGGTCCCCGGCTACTGGGAGCACCGCGGCTACTCGATCAACGGCTGGGTCGGACGGTCGAACGGAAGAAGCGATGAGCCGACCGGCTGA
- a CDS encoding VOC family protein, with translation MTTRLRLAGALVDVPKADHERAVAFWTGALGTQPEVTERFPDYAQYDDVTPGLYFMVQATQDDSTRRIHLDLESEDREADVARLKALGATEIGREHHWVVMRDPAGVTFCVVQKVPAPQDTS, from the coding sequence ATGACAACCCGACTGCGACTGGCCGGCGCCCTCGTCGACGTCCCGAAGGCCGATCACGAGCGCGCGGTGGCGTTCTGGACCGGCGCGCTGGGAACGCAGCCGGAAGTGACCGAGAGATTCCCCGACTACGCCCAGTACGACGACGTGACTCCCGGGCTCTACTTCATGGTGCAGGCCACCCAGGACGACAGCACGCGGCGGATCCACCTCGACCTCGAGAGCGAGGACCGCGAGGCCGACGTCGCCCGGCTCAAGGCGCTCGGCGCGACCGAGATCGGCCGCGAGCACCACTGGGTTGTCATGCGAGATCCGGCCGGCGTGACGTTCTGCGTCGTGCAGAAGGTGCCCGCCCCGCAGGACACCTCATGA
- a CDS encoding SAM-dependent methyltransferase, with protein MREGQASQTARRVAAQRRHFPRVPAEYGDSRADRLLHADVAGDLPFRNTAFAVYLAARTRFFDTAVVTAIADRIAQIVVIGAGYDGRSLRYAAPDVRWFELDHPATIRDKTARLARLGVAGAAACVPADFTTDDVARLLADAGQVAGAPSLFYCEGVTPYLEREVVGGLLRAVRSRAAPGSRLAIDVPLVPRGWRARRARARLRARVRAQGEPMRFAIRFAELGPLLDDCGWSIDRAVGPAGDDPLRSSRSTAFVLASPYP; from the coding sequence GTGCGGGAGGGTCAGGCGTCGCAGACCGCCCGCAGGGTCGCCGCGCAGCGGCGGCACTTTCCGCGGGTTCCGGCCGAGTACGGCGACTCGCGCGCCGACCGGCTGCTGCACGCGGACGTCGCCGGCGACCTGCCGTTCCGCAACACCGCGTTCGCGGTCTACCTCGCCGCGCGGACGCGGTTCTTCGACACCGCGGTCGTCACGGCGATCGCCGACCGGATCGCGCAGATCGTCGTGATCGGAGCGGGTTACGACGGCCGAAGCCTGCGCTACGCCGCCCCGGATGTGCGCTGGTTCGAGCTCGACCACCCGGCGACGATCCGCGACAAGACCGCTCGGCTCGCCCGGCTCGGCGTGGCCGGCGCTGCGGCGTGCGTCCCCGCCGACTTCACGACGGACGACGTGGCGAGGTTGCTCGCCGACGCCGGCCAGGTCGCGGGTGCGCCGTCGTTGTTCTACTGCGAGGGGGTCACGCCGTACCTCGAGCGCGAGGTCGTCGGCGGCTTGTTGCGCGCGGTGCGAAGCCGTGCCGCGCCGGGCAGCCGGCTCGCGATCGACGTCCCGCTCGTTCCGCGCGGCTGGCGGGCGCGGCGGGCGCGGGCCCGACTGCGCGCTCGGGTCCGGGCCCAGGGCGAGCCGATGCGGTTCGCCATCCGCTTCGCCGAGCTCGGGCCGCTGCTCGACGACTGTGGCTGGTCGATCGATCGAGCCGTCGGCCCCGCGGGCGACGACCCGTTACGCAGCTCGCGGTCCACCGCGTTCGTGCTCGCCTCGCCGTACCCTTGA